CCGCGAGGGACTCCGGTAGCATCTTCTCCTGTCGCGTCAGCCACTCGGCTCTGGCTCAGCCCCTGCGGGAGGAGTTCCCTCTGGATGTCACAggtgagggggtgctgggctcccagcTGGATATTATGTGCTGAAGGATGCACTCAGTTGAGTCTGACATGGGACCCCAGCAGAGACCCAGGATGGTACATTAGGGGAATAttgggggtgtgggtgggaggctGGAGGAGCACTCAGGTCTGACTGTGGCATTAGAACAGAAATGCCAGGGCAGCTGGCACTCTCtgacccccagcttccccccccacacacacacacacatcccacagGCCCCAGGCTGGGGACAGAACAAGGCTGTAATTCTGCCTGACAAAATACACTGAGAAGGGAGAGGCCCAACGAGCCCCAGGCAGCCCTGTGCCTCCATCCTGCACCccctggagggtgggggcagagtggggagggcACCGCACATCATGGGGAGCTGCTGTGAGCCGGGTCTgactttctctccttttcccgTTCCCGGGCAGGAGTGGATCACACCAGCGCCGCGATCGGGGCAACCCTGGGGATCCTGgttgcagggggagctgtggcTGCAATAGCTGTTTACTTTTGGAGGAAGAGGCGGAAAGGTAACAGGGGACGGTGCCATTGGCCAGTGGGGGCGGGAAGGTCTGTGTGGCCCCAGAGGGAGCAGAGAGTCTGGGGTGGGCTGAGAGGTCAGGGacaccccaggggctgcagggctggggggggtgtcTCTACAGACTGAGCCCCCTGCAGCGGACGACTCACACCTCCTGATACTGGGGGGCACAATGTAAAGGGGGGCATGTGACTGCCCCACGTGTTGTCTCTAGGAGGaacttccagccccacctccctgcaccAGGGCagccaatcccccccccccccgctggctcCTGGGGGGGTTGGGGCCACGGGCAGGGAGCATGTGCCTCTGGGCCTTGCTGGGGccagccctggccctgggagACTCACAGCACCAGGGTCTCCCCAGAGGTCGCAGACACCTCAGTGTGGGTGGGGTCAGGCAGTGCCCCCACCTCCAGTGCTGCAGGGGCCAGCGAACCTGCTCTCAGCgtacccccagtgaccccccgcCCTGcgcccagcttgggggctgccgtgctctgccagccccagccagagatACCTGCGGGGGGTGTCTATGTCCTTCTCTCACTGCGTCTCCCCAGCTCgcttggctgctctccctggcagctgggggcAGAAAGGACCCACTTCTCACGCttttacctctggagggactttgttcagcgcttcagtttgtagcaatgGACTGATCACCGTGCCCCTCCCCGTGCCAACCCACCTCTCTCCCTGTGCCAGCCCAGCGAGCCCGGGCTGAAGCGGCTGAGCGAGAGCAGCAGGTCCTGCAGCAGAAGGAGGCTGAGCGACAGAagaagctggaggaggagaaacGCTGCTCCCAGGAGAACCGAGAGAAGCTGGAGGGCGAGAGGAAGAAGCTGCTCGAGGAGCAGGACAAGATGCTGGATCAGAAAGTGAAGGTACCGGGGGGGCGCAGGTGCTAAGGGGGCAGGATGGGTACAGCCCGGGCAAGGGCACCACTGCCACCAGCCTCAGCCTGCCCAGGGGTGGGAGTCCTGTGTGTGGGGCAGCTGGGGCGCTGGCAAATGGCAGGCAGGGGGGCGGGATtaccgggctagatgggcccatgggGCGGATCCCCTGGAGACGGGATTGCTGGGGGGTGCAGTGTAGGGAACAGAGCAGGGCctgtcccctccagcagggggcggcagggacacaaccacccacccactccctagcccccctgccctgggtccccgttccccccagcccagccccacctgtTGCCGGGACTCCTCCCCTGTCcatggggtgggctggggatccCCCTAATGCTCTTGCTGCcccccaggagctggaggcaTTGCTGAGGGAGAGGGTCCAGAAGGAGGCAGGATACAAGGAGCATGAGATCCAGTGCCTGCagcagcagatcaaggagctccAGAAGCCATGGATCGAATTACCTTTGCCCACAGTATCCAGCATCATCGACAATGCCGCTGGGGCCGTCGGCTCTGCTGTCGGGGCCGTCGGCTCTGCTGTCGGGGCCGTCGGCAACTTCATCCGGGGCTGGCTCTGATGGGGTCCCTGGCCTCCCGCTCGCCTCTCTACCCCAGCACACTGTACCAAGACGCTTTGCCAGCAAGCAGCTTAGTAATGGGTCAGTAAAGGGCTGGGTCAGTCCAACTGCAACACTGCCAGCTCTCCACCCCCATGCTTCATGGCCTGGGCTGGGTCAGGGAGGAATATGTCGCCCCACAAGGCCTTGCAGGgaggtgcattgtgggagacGCGCTACCTCAAGCtgcacgggggggtggggggagagggatacCGGGATGGATGGGCCCATTGGCCTGATCTGTGGGGCAGGACCCAGGCGAAGTGGCCACCAGAACGTCACCCCCCAGGGGGAGTGAGACGCTGCCCACACCTAGGAACCCggagccccccagcctgggcccctcCTATCATGGACTCCCAGGCTCTCTTGGCTCCGTACAGCCCCTGGTAGGAACCTCCCAGTGTGACAGCTCTTCTTGGGGGTCCACTGTCTCTGGGGTAGGCCCTCTGGCCTTGCCGCCTCTTGGGACCGCACCTCTGAGcccccagcagcctggctctgccatgggcccctcagggagtcccctcgCTCTGGGCCCCTGGGGTCCCCACCCTAAGAGGGAGCAATGCCCCCTGATCTCTAGCTACAGGGACTCCCAGACAGCTTTTATTGAATGTCTGGACCCAGCAGAGGCAGGTCTCAGCCCCCGCCAGCTGGGTCTGTCCCTGTCCGCATGGGCTCTGGCTGCTCCttatccccagcccagccccctccttccAGCCGAGCCCCCAATataccctcccccacagcccctcctccacccttTGTCTTCAGTCCCAGGTGAGCAGGCCGCCTGGGCCCCTCTCTGCcgtcctttgttcccccccagctGGTCAGGTCCCTGGGcccctctctcctcagcccattGTCCCCCAACTGGCCAGAACCGGCTGGTTCCCAAGCTGGGGAGTCCCCTGATCACCAGTCGCTGGGTCCCCAATCTCCAGGCCGGTGTCCGGGGTCCTGACTGCAAGTTGAGGTCACCCCTTGTCCCCTGCAACAACAAaccccctctcccactccctcGTTACGTACGCAGTACACAGGGAAACGGAGGCACGCATAGTCACTAAGAAAcccccccactttgtcacacctctCCAGCTCCAGGCCGAGGGATGGGAGCTGGCATGAGTGGGAGGGGTGCCTCTCTCCTTGCcttaacaatgaggagtccttgtgacaccttagattaacacatttatttgggcataagctttcgtgggctaaaacccacttcatcagatgcatggagtggaacatacagtagggaggtataa
This DNA window, taken from Dermochelys coriacea isolate rDerCor1 chromosome 6, rDerCor1.pri.v4, whole genome shotgun sequence, encodes the following:
- the LOC119857470 gene encoding RLA class II histocompatibility antigen, DP beta chain-like produces the protein MRGRINVCWLGTEQLQGETTLHVLAAPRLSIPRRSAGTDTASSFPCHVWGFYPGDVTVTWLRDGQVLTNVTPSSPQRNSDGTFNLTLTYTFTPTARDSGSIFSCRVSHSALAQPLREEFPLDVTGVDHTSAAIGATLGILVAGGAVAAIAVYFWRKRRKAQRARAEAAEREQQVLQQKEAERQKKLEEEKRCSQENREKLEGERKKLLEEQDKMLDQKVKELEALLRERVQKEAGYKEHEIQCLQQQIKELQKPWIELPLPTVSSIIDNAAGAVGSAVGAVGSAVGAVGNFIRGWL